The Chitinophagales bacterium genome has a window encoding:
- a CDS encoding helix-hairpin-helix domain-containing protein, with translation MKNHFRSYTSFTRTERMGIIALLLLILVLIIVKATMHLWVHPDKVELQQVAIPDKKKVVNLNTQYYQQPVTSKLNLNTADSLELIALPGIGKGLSHRILAQRRKLGKFTNMEQVFEVYRFKQDTKEMLLQRTVLE, from the coding sequence ATGAAAAACCACTTCCGGTCATACACCAGCTTTACCCGAACAGAACGCATGGGTATTATAGCACTGCTGCTACTGATACTGGTTTTGATAATCGTGAAAGCCACCATGCACTTGTGGGTGCATCCTGATAAAGTGGAACTACAACAAGTAGCCATACCGGATAAAAAAAAGGTAGTAAACCTGAATACACAATACTACCAACAGCCTGTAACATCAAAACTGAATCTGAACACAGCAGACTCTCTTGAACTTATTGCCCTGCCAGGTATAGGTAAGGGTCTCTCGCATCGAATATTAGCGCAAAGACGCAAACTGGGTAAATTTACCAATATGGAACAAGTGTTTGAAGTGTACAGATTCAAACAGGATACCAAAGAGATGTTGTTGCAAAGAACGGTTCTTGAGTAG